Proteins from one Bacteroides mediterraneensis genomic window:
- a CDS encoding SGNH/GDSL hydrolase family protein produces the protein MKNRLLYTFLFTLLVVAGLFALHFLPSLSFRNKPLRRVDLLSDIRIKKEVMEPMDSDTLVLPPPVKPAFVDTCKSGMVCIEEYVDSTGRGMNLFYEALGQVNAMDRPVRIAYFGDSFIEADILTGDLREMLQKRFGGCGVGYVPITNKIAGFRPTVHQSFGGWSSHAITDSVYFDRSRQDISNHYFIPSPGAYVTLKGEKRFLSRIDTCDLSTCYFLASDSVTLSVSVNGGQGRLFPVKGNGELQAVSVGGRIGSVRWNVEKLDSAALFYAVTMDPKQGVVVDNFSTRGSSGQQLGHIPMSILRQYNRLRPYDLIVLQYGLNVASEKVLNYTYYKDAMQPIVERLKEAFPETSILIVSVGDREYKDENGELCTMPGVKRLIRYQQALAAETHVAFWNMFEAMGGEGSMVKMVESKPQMANYDYTHINFRGGKHIAGLLFETLMYGKEQYEKRKAYEME, from the coding sequence ATGAAGAATAGATTATTATATACTTTCCTGTTTACGCTTTTGGTAGTGGCAGGTCTGTTTGCCTTGCATTTTCTGCCGTCTCTCTCTTTCCGTAACAAGCCTTTGAGGAGGGTGGATTTGCTTTCCGATATACGCATCAAAAAAGAGGTGATGGAACCGATGGATTCCGATACCCTTGTCTTGCCACCTCCTGTGAAGCCGGCCTTTGTGGATACCTGCAAGAGCGGTATGGTCTGCATTGAGGAATACGTGGACTCTACAGGGCGTGGCATGAATCTTTTTTATGAGGCACTGGGACAGGTCAATGCGATGGACCGTCCGGTGCGTATCGCTTATTTCGGAGATTCTTTTATTGAGGCTGATATCTTGACTGGCGATTTACGCGAAATGCTGCAGAAGCGTTTTGGCGGATGTGGAGTGGGCTACGTGCCGATAACGAACAAGATTGCCGGTTTCCGTCCTACCGTCCACCAGTCGTTTGGCGGATGGAGCAGCCATGCCATTACGGACTCCGTCTATTTCGACCGTTCCCGTCAGGATATTTCCAATCATTACTTCATCCCTTCTCCGGGGGCGTATGTCACGCTGAAAGGAGAGAAGCGTTTTCTTTCCCGTATCGATACCTGCGACTTGTCTACGTGTTATTTCCTGGCTTCAGACTCTGTGACGCTGAGTGTCTCAGTCAATGGAGGGCAAGGTAGATTGTTTCCTGTAAAAGGGAACGGGGAGTTGCAGGCCGTGTCAGTGGGCGGTCGGATTGGTTCCGTACGCTGGAATGTGGAAAAGCTGGACTCGGCTGCTTTGTTTTATGCGGTGACCATGGACCCGAAGCAAGGAGTAGTGGTGGATAATTTCAGTACCCGTGGCAGTAGCGGGCAGCAGCTGGGGCATATCCCGATGTCTATTCTCCGCCAGTACAACCGGTTGCGGCCTTACGATTTGATAGTGTTGCAATATGGGTTGAATGTGGCTTCGGAAAAAGTGTTGAACTATACGTATTATAAGGATGCCATGCAACCCATTGTGGAACGTCTGAAAGAGGCTTTCCCTGAAACCTCGATTCTGATTGTCAGTGTGGGTGATCGGGAATACAAAGATGAGAACGGTGAACTGTGTACCATGCCGGGAGTGAAACGGCTGATTCGTTATCAGCAGGCGCTGGCCGCAGAGACGCATGTGGCATTCTGGAACATGTTTGAGGCCATGGGAGGGGAAGGCAGCATGGTGAAGATGGTGGAAAGCAAACCGCAGATGGCCAATTACGATTATACGCACATCAATTTCAGGGGAGGTAAGCACATTGCCGGACTTCTGTTTGAGACGTTGATGTACGGAAAGGAACAGTATGAAAAACGGAAAGCTTATGAGATGGAATAA